The following proteins come from a genomic window of Leucoraja erinacea ecotype New England chromosome 1, Leri_hhj_1, whole genome shotgun sequence:
- the LOC129702081 gene encoding uncharacterized protein LOC129702081: MSSPPPEGSVVGCLSRVEHLMEKMLQRMLLSWESCQSRSRGPAAAPGARLHYVSPSEDVSVDYQSWADSHCTEMRGERSIWDPREAEVPTMVCKFAMPSLVGELLDELAANINYFASHQLQEQVMMEAAMRYHAPRNHSSLKVPAVNSSIWSYIGGGIKIQEVKPQHILNLLVSGLTAFARSVDGSMLSESQRDAMALLCNAFFEINCFRKNAIRPVLNPTFAGLCKSSNVQPPNLLFGEDLSRQVFILWSAEG, encoded by the coding sequence ATGAGTTCGCCTCCTCCAGAGGGGAGCGTTGTCGGATGCCTTTCCCGAGTAGAGCATCTTATGGAGAAGATGCTCCAACGTATGCTCCTCAGTTGGGAGTCTTGTCAGAGCAGGTCTCGGGGGCCCGCAGCAGCGCCTGGTGCACGGTTGCATTATGTCTCCCCATCTGAGGATGTGAGCGTAGACTACCAGTCCTGGGCGGACTCGCATTGCACTGAGATGCGGGGGGAACGTTCGATATGGGACCCGCGAGAAGCGGAGGTGCCAACCATGGTCTGCAAGTTCGCGATGCCGTCGCTGGTTGGGGAGCTGCTGGACGAGTTGGCGGCCAACATAAATTACTTCGCTTCCCACCAGCTTCAAGAGCAGGTGATGATGGAGGCAGCCATGAGGTACCACGCGCCCAGAAACCACTCCTCCCTCAAGGTACCGGCGGTGAACAGCTCCATTTGGAGCTACATTGGTGGCGGCATCAAGATCCAAGAGGTCAAGCCACAGCATATCCTGAATCTACTGGTGTCGGGGTTGACAGCATTCgccaggtctgtggacggcagcATGTTATCCGAGTCTCAACGGGACGCAATGGCATTGTTGTGCAATGCATTCTTTGAAATTAATTGCTTTCGCAAGAATGCCATTCGTCCTGTTCTCAACCCCAcgtttgcagggttgtgcaagTCCAGTAATGTGCAGCCGCCCAATTTACTGTTTGGAGAAGACCTGTCCAGGCAG